One region of Microbacterium sp. M28 genomic DNA includes:
- a CDS encoding sulfurtransferase, with the protein MSNLVSPAQLIHLQRRAEHGEGPTVRILDVRWRLDRPEGRPEYVSAHLPGAVYVDLEHELADRGQPERGRHPLPAIETLQVAARGWGLHDEDIAVAYDDNRSVAAARLWWLLRRAGVDVRVLDGGIRAWVAEGLPLESGDVLPEQGDVVLTASEEGQIGREEIEAFARSGILLDVRTPEQYSGAQTSLDPVGGHIPGAINLPAMAVVDGDGRLRHPDALRRVFASVGVRPDTEVAVYCGSGVAAMHTALALDRAGIRAVVYPGSWSEWSNQRGLPVAIGILPNGRLTAV; encoded by the coding sequence ATGAGCAATCTCGTCAGCCCGGCGCAGCTGATCCATCTTCAGCGACGCGCCGAACACGGTGAGGGTCCGACCGTGCGGATCCTCGACGTGCGCTGGCGCTTGGACCGTCCGGAGGGGCGGCCCGAGTACGTCAGCGCCCACCTCCCCGGTGCCGTGTACGTCGACCTCGAACACGAACTCGCCGACCGCGGGCAGCCGGAGCGGGGGAGGCATCCGCTGCCCGCGATCGAGACCCTGCAGGTCGCCGCCCGAGGGTGGGGCCTGCACGACGAGGACATCGCCGTCGCGTACGACGACAACCGCTCAGTGGCGGCCGCTCGGCTGTGGTGGCTGCTGCGCCGCGCAGGCGTCGACGTTCGGGTGCTGGACGGAGGTATCAGGGCATGGGTCGCCGAAGGGCTGCCGCTGGAGTCGGGGGACGTTCTGCCCGAGCAGGGCGATGTCGTGCTCACGGCCTCGGAGGAGGGCCAGATCGGACGGGAGGAGATCGAGGCGTTCGCCCGCTCCGGCATCCTGCTCGATGTCCGCACGCCGGAGCAGTACAGCGGCGCGCAGACCTCACTGGATCCGGTCGGCGGGCACATCCCTGGTGCGATCAATCTGCCCGCTATGGCTGTCGTCGACGGGGACGGGCGTCTGCGGCATCCGGACGCCCTGCGTCGCGTCTTCGCCAGCGTCGGGGTGCGGCCGGACACCGAGGTGGCTGTCTACTGCGGTTCCGGTGTCGCGGCCATGCACACGGCGCTCGCGCTCGACCGAGCCGGAATCCGCGCCGTGGTCTATCCGGGTTCGTGGAGCGAGTGGTCGAATCAGCGCGGGCTGCCGGTGGCGATCGGCATCCTCCCGAACGGACGACTCACCGCGGTCTGA
- a CDS encoding GntR family transcriptional regulator has product MAGAGGAELESARVTRLLRNDIMLGRRAPGSRLIERDIAAELNVSRLPVREAIRALVGEGIVVARPRSWAVVREFSERDIQDFAEVREALETLIFEFAAARHDESGIARMRAALEQERAAVAEGDVLAARAAAGEFHETATTMADNDMLRELVAVFTTRLRWLFGQYENLAEMLADHEALFAAIEARDVPLVRDVLPRHLARGRDAAERRLREPSRSPD; this is encoded by the coding sequence ATGGCGGGGGCGGGGGGTGCAGAGCTGGAATCGGCGCGCGTGACGCGTCTGCTCCGCAACGACATCATGCTCGGACGCCGCGCCCCCGGATCCCGCCTGATCGAGCGCGACATCGCCGCCGAGCTGAACGTCTCCCGGTTGCCCGTTCGCGAGGCGATCCGCGCACTGGTCGGCGAGGGCATCGTCGTCGCACGCCCGCGGTCGTGGGCGGTGGTCCGCGAGTTCAGCGAGCGCGACATCCAGGACTTCGCCGAAGTGCGCGAGGCGCTCGAGACGCTGATCTTCGAGTTCGCGGCCGCGCGTCACGACGAGAGCGGCATCGCCAGGATGAGGGCCGCACTCGAGCAGGAGCGGGCCGCGGTCGCGGAGGGCGACGTCCTCGCGGCGCGTGCCGCAGCGGGCGAGTTCCACGAAACCGCGACGACGATGGCGGACAACGACATGCTGAGGGAACTCGTCGCCGTCTTCACGACGCGGCTGCGGTGGCTGTTCGGTCAGTACGAGAACCTCGCCGAGATGCTGGCCGATCACGAGGCGCTCTTCGCGGCGATCGAAGCGCGGGATGTGCCGCTGGTCCGGGACGTGCTGCCGCGTCATCTCGCCCGCGGGCGGGATGCGGCCGAGCGCCGGCTGCGCGAACCGTCCCGGTCGCCGGACTGA